The Shewanella mesophila genome contains the following window.
GATCACAGACTATTGTTTACACCGTTGATACCTAACCGAAAAGTCACTATAAGCTCAAGCTGAGTTAGCCAAATGATGGATCTCCCAATGTCATCATACTTAACCTGAACTCACATGAAGAGACTGAATCATTCTCGACTAATTTACTGTTCTACAGCCAAGTATTCTTAAGCTTGTCACCACTTTTTCGACTAAGGCGTATTCACGTGCCAGCAGTCAGTTGAATGCAAGGCTGCTAGAAAAATTAAAGGCTATTTGAAACATGTTTATTACTCCAGTTCAGGTGAGTTAGGTTTTCCCAAACAAATCATCAGCAACAATCTCAACATATAAGGTAATCGTTAGGTGAAAGGAATTATTTCAATCCAATCGCATGTCGTATTCGGCCATGCCGGTAATAGTTCAGCAGTTTTCCCGCTACAACGCATGGGAATGGAGGTTTGGCCTATCCACACGGTACAATTTTCAAACCACACTCAATATCAACAAGGTTGGACCGGACGCGCATTTTCGGCCGACCACATTGATGAATTAATCAGTGGTATCGACAACATAGGTAAACTTAGTGATTGTGAAGCAATACTGTCCGGTTATCAGGGCAGCGCTGAGCAGTGCCAAGCCATTATTAACACCGTCAGCAAAGTGAAGGCGAAAAACATAAACGCGATTTATGTATGTGACCCGGTCATGGGCGATCCAGAAAAAGGCTGCATTCTCGCCGAAGGGATCACAGAACAACTCATCAACCAAGTGATGCCTATCGCCGATGTGATTGTGCCCAATCAATTTGAGTTAAGCCAGTTTACTAAGATGGAGATCACTAACCTAGAACAGGCCAAAGCCGCCTGTGAAAAGGCGTTAGCATTAGGCCCTAAAATGGTACTGGTTAAGCATCTGCATTCTAGTTTAGCTAACACCTTCACTATGATGTTAGCGACACAT
Protein-coding sequences here:
- the pdxY gene encoding pyridoxal kinase PdxY, which produces MKGIISIQSHVVFGHAGNSSAVFPLQRMGMEVWPIHTVQFSNHTQYQQGWTGRAFSADHIDELISGIDNIGKLSDCEAILSGYQGSAEQCQAIINTVSKVKAKNINAIYVCDPVMGDPEKGCILAEGITEQLINQVMPIADVIVPNQFELSQFTKMEITNLEQAKAACEKALALGPKMVLVKHLHSSLANTFTMMLATHSACYICQRPQLAFDKQPVGVGDLISALFTGGLLKGMSPVAAFEHAANASYGVLKVTQQNRHWELQTIKAQDELVSPTEQFKAQVV